The nucleotide window TTCACCCAGTTCGGGGGTACCGAGGGGGCCGGCGCCGGGTTCTCGGCGATCGGGTTCGGCTTCGGCATGGGTGTCGCGCTGTCGCTGATCGGGCAGATCGGCGAACAGGCCGACTACCTGCGGTTCATGCCCGAAAAGACGGCGGAGAACAAGCGGTCGTGGTGGGCCGCCGTGCTCGCCGCCGGGCCCGGCTGGGTGCTCCTCGGCGCCGCGAAGCAGATCGGCGGCGCGCTGCTGGCCTTCCTCGCGCTCGGCGTCGTCGGGAAGACGCACGCGCTGGAGCCGATCGCGCCGTACCTCGAAGCGGTGAAGCCGGCGCTCGGGCCGGTGGCGCTGACGTTCGCCGCGCTGTTCGTCGTCGTCTCGCAGATCAAGATCAACACGACGAACGCCTACTCCGGCTCGCTGTCGTTCGCGAACTTCTTCTCCCGCGTGCTGCACAAGCACCCCGGCCGGGTCTGGTACGTGCTGGTCAACTGCGGGATCGCGCTCGCGCTGATGGAGTTCGGCGCGTTCGGGTTCCTCAACAAGATCCTCGGCTTCTACTCGAACGTCGCCATCGCGTGGATCGGCGCCGTCTGCGCCGACCTGGTGATCGCCAAGCCGCTGGGCCTCTCGCCGCGCTACATCGAGTTCAAGCGGGCCTACCTGCACAAGATCAACCCGGTCGGGTTCGGCTCGATGGTGGTCGCGTCGGCGGTGTCGATCGTGGCGTACTTCGGCGCGTTCGGGCAGTTCCTGGCCGCGTTCAGCCCGCTGCTCGCGCTGGTCATCGCCGTCGTCCTGGTGCCGGTGCTGGCCGTGGCGACGAAGGGGAAGTACTACCTGGCGCGGGAGAACACCGTCGCCGGCCCGGACTCCGACGTCGACCTGCGCGCGACGCACACCTGCTCGGTCTGCGGCGACCCGTACGAGCTGCCGGACGTCGCCGACTGCGCGAAGCAGGACGGCCCGATCTGCTCGCTGTGCTGCACGCTCGACAACACCTGCCACGACGTGTGCCAGACGACCGGCCCGGTCGCGCTCGGCCTGCCCACGGTCCGGACGCCGTGACGTCCGTGAGGGCCCTTTCCCGGCACCGACTGCCGGGAAAGGGCCCTCACGTGA belongs to Amycolatopsis tolypomycina and includes:
- a CDS encoding purine-cytosine permease family protein, whose product is MTETLSSAEKSAPPKRRYAPLAANENREDYSLRFAAHSFRKWSPFVVATTALGGIAYLADFAIGASIVLSYGFTSGVLAILAAAVVIFVTGVPIAAACAKSGVDMDLLTRGAGFGYFGSTLTSLVYASFTVIFFSLEGSIMGQAFELALGIPLPIGYLLATLIVLPFALYGMGAVAKMQTWTQPLWIAGLVLPFVVVLVREPGKFAEFTQFGGTEGAGAGFSAIGFGFGMGVALSLIGQIGEQADYLRFMPEKTAENKRSWWAAVLAAGPGWVLLGAAKQIGGALLAFLALGVVGKTHALEPIAPYLEAVKPALGPVALTFAALFVVVSQIKINTTNAYSGSLSFANFFSRVLHKHPGRVWYVLVNCGIALALMEFGAFGFLNKILGFYSNVAIAWIGAVCADLVIAKPLGLSPRYIEFKRAYLHKINPVGFGSMVVASAVSIVAYFGAFGQFLAAFSPLLALVIAVVLVPVLAVATKGKYYLARENTVAGPDSDVDLRATHTCSVCGDPYELPDVADCAKQDGPICSLCCTLDNTCHDVCQTTGPVALGLPTVRTP